From the Chryseobacterium sp. G0201 genome, the window TACGCTTCTTCCAATGCATCAGTTGCACCTTTAGAATCGCCCATCATGAATTTAGCATAACCTAATTTCAAAATGTACTGCGTATTCTCTTCTTTTGAAAGCTGATATTGGTTAACCTTTTTCAAAGTTTCCAACGCTTTAGGAAAATCTTTTTTAGCCAGATAATAATCCGCCAAAGGAAGATTCGCCTGAGCAAAATATGCAGAGTTCGGATATTCTTTCATAAAGGCAGTTAAGCCCTCTTCAGCATGATTTTTCTGAAGAATAACTCCAATTACGTTATCAAAAAACTGTGCTGCTTCTTTTCTTGACCTCGACAAATTTTGGTTATAAAAATATTGTCTTGCGTATTCGTACTGAGAAGCATTATATATTTTGGTCTGATAAAGATTTTCGGCTAAACTGAACCTGTAATTATCTTGCTGGGTAAAGTATTGAGACTGCTGTCCCTCGGAAATTCCGAAATAAAATACAGCAGCTGCTAAAAGTATTTTTTTTGATTTCATTTAATATCAAATTTTAAAATGGGTAAGCCATGAAATATGGGCTAAGTATTTTAAATTTTAGGCAGATTTTATCCACAATTCATCAACGAAAATATTGAAAAGATATTGTATAAACAAGCCTTTTAACATATTGTTAATAACCAGAATCTTTTTTAATACTTATTAACTTTCCCATAAGAAATATTAAGAAAATCTTAATTATTTCACAGAAATAATTACATTTGTTTTTTTCAAATCAAATATTGACATTGATGAATCAACTTTTTAGAAGGAAAAACTATTCAGAGACAGATACTTCCACGAATCTTTTGAGAGTTTTGGGTGTTTGGGATATCGTTTTTTTTGGTATTGCAGCAATTATCGGAGCGGGCAGCTTCAGCAGTTTGGGAGAAGCTGTATTCAGAGGAGGTCCCGGCGTTATTTTGTTATATTTGATTTGCGGTTTTGCCTGTGGATTTACGGCTCTTTGCTACGCAGAATTTGCAAGTAGAATTCCGACCGCAGGATCGGCTTACACCTATGCTTATGCAAGTTTTGGAGAATTGATCGCCTGGATTATTGGTTGGGCCTTGATCATGGAATATTCTTTCGGAAATATCTATGTTGCCTTTTCATGGTCGGATTACTTTACAAGCTTTCTCGAGCGACTAGGAATGCATATTCCCGATTATTTAACCTGCAGTTATACAGAAGCCAAAAAAGCTTTCATGAACGGTTCTGAAAATAAGGAACTGCTCAATGCCTGGAAATCAGCTCCTTTGTTGGGAAGTTTAAAATTTATTGTTGATGTTCCGGCTTTGGTTATCAACGGGTTAATCACTTGGTTATGTTACGTTGGGGTTAAAGAAAGTAAGAACTTTAATAACTCTTTGGTTATTCTAAAATTAGCCGTAATTGTTCTGGTAATTTTAGTTGGTTTTGCTTATATCAATACTGAAAATTGGACGCCAGTTAACCCAGAAACTCAGGTTGCTTCCTTCATGCCAAACGGCTTTGCAGGGGTTATGAGTGCGGTTTCCGGAGTTTTCTTTGCTTATATTGGTTTTGATGCGTTAAGCGTACTTTCAGAAGAAACAAAAGATCCTCAGAAAACATTACCAAAAGGAATGATCATTTCATTGGTTCTTTGTACGGTAATTTATATTGCGTTAACTTTAGTTTTAACCGGAATGGTTGATTACAGAAAATTCGACGGTATCGGAGATCCACTTTCTTTCATATTTGAAAAATCGAATGCCAATGTTGCATGGATGGAACTTACCGTTTCATTTGTCGCTATCGTTGCAATTACCACAGTATTGTTGGTTTTCCAAATGGGACAGCCGAGAATCTGGTACGCAATGAGCCGTGACGGTTTGATGCCTGAAAAATTTAAAACAGTACATCCAAAATATAAAACGCCTTCGTTCGCTACCGTTGTTACAGGTATTGCAGTGGGTGTTCCTATCCTATTTACAGATAAAACTTTTATTCTTGATTTTACAAGTATTGGGACAATTTTCGCGTTTGTTTTGGTTTGTGCAGGGGTTTTAATGCTTCCTGCTAAAGAAAAGATCAAAGGTAGATTTCACCTTCCTTATATTAATGGGAAGATCATATTTCCTGTTATTTTTATTGGCGGATTAGTTGGATTTTACTTCTGGCAACCTGAATTTTTCAATTCATTGACCGATTTTAGTAATCCAAAAGACAGCGAGTTCAGGGCTTCTATTTTGGTATTTATTGGGATTAATTTAATTCTATGTGTTTTCACTTTTATTAAAAATTTCTCTTTAATTCCTTTAATTGGATTAAGTTCTTGCTTATATCTTTTAACCGGAATGAGCCATGAAAACTGGTTCTGGTTCGGATTGTGGTTCGCTTTAGGTTTGGTTATCTATTTCTGCTATGGCTACAGACACAGTAAACTGAGGAAAGCTTAATTTAAAAAAAGGTTAGAATTAAAATATAAAAAAAGGCAAAATTGTGAGATCGCAATTTTGCCTTTTTATTTTTAGTGATCTGCTTAAAAAATTGGCGAACTTATTGCTTTATATACCTTGAACTTAAACTATAACGCCATGTCTGAAAGAATAAAAACATTCAAAGAATTCTACCAATTCTACCTTACCGAACATAGTAGAACAGGAACCAGAGTTTTTCATTTTATAGGAACAATACTCGTATTTTTCGTAATCGGGTATGTGATTGTTTCCGGAAAAGAAAGGTTTTTATGGTACGTTCCCATTTTTGGTTATGGTTTTGCATGGTTAAGCCACGCTTTAATCGAAAAAAATAAACCTGCAACTTTTAAATATCCGCTGTGGTCATTGATTTCGGATTTCAAATTG encodes:
- a CDS encoding APC family permease, with product MNQLFRRKNYSETDTSTNLLRVLGVWDIVFFGIAAIIGAGSFSSLGEAVFRGGPGVILLYLICGFACGFTALCYAEFASRIPTAGSAYTYAYASFGELIAWIIGWALIMEYSFGNIYVAFSWSDYFTSFLERLGMHIPDYLTCSYTEAKKAFMNGSENKELLNAWKSAPLLGSLKFIVDVPALVINGLITWLCYVGVKESKNFNNSLVILKLAVIVLVILVGFAYINTENWTPVNPETQVASFMPNGFAGVMSAVSGVFFAYIGFDALSVLSEETKDPQKTLPKGMIISLVLCTVIYIALTLVLTGMVDYRKFDGIGDPLSFIFEKSNANVAWMELTVSFVAIVAITTVLLVFQMGQPRIWYAMSRDGLMPEKFKTVHPKYKTPSFATVVTGIAVGVPILFTDKTFILDFTSIGTIFAFVLVCAGVLMLPAKEKIKGRFHLPYINGKIIFPVIFIGGLVGFYFWQPEFFNSLTDFSNPKDSEFRASILVFIGINLILCVFTFIKNFSLIPLIGLSSCLYLLTGMSHENWFWFGLWFALGLVIYFCYGYRHSKLRKA
- a CDS encoding DUF962 domain-containing protein; this encodes MSERIKTFKEFYQFYLTEHSRTGTRVFHFIGTILVFFVIGYVIVSGKERFLWYVPIFGYGFAWLSHALIEKNKPATFKYPLWSLISDFKLFFDLLIGKQSFIGVSRPKQPWE